The Corynebacterium qintianiae genome has a window encoding:
- a CDS encoding DUF2339 domain-containing protein, with protein MNRNARLSLLASMLVAGVFAFWGGWTRRWMSDDGLIVLRTVRNLLAGNGPVFNAGERVEANTSTLWQYVIAAAAWVTRARLEDVAMWLALGFTVAACVIAVWAAGRFWSDTVLPFGVLIYLALPPARDFATSGLEWGLSIFWLAAWWALLVRWAKPVNGPASVRVASWLAFLSGLSWLVRPELALYGGVTGLVLLAAHSRQWWRILLVALPVPATYQVFRMGYYGLLTPHTAVAKSAAASDWGSGFAYLWDFAGPYALWAAAAAALGVGVALMIGSYGRERTIVLLVAGCGLVHLVYVLRVGGDFMHGRMLLLPLFALLLPVMVVPLTRRIGVVGLVVAAWSGAIVAKAHPIDTARLDAGDQLGIVDEREFWGWATKQEPGQAPHYAEDFLAWKVMPDWPTAIGEATRDGGAQLLLAQLDTPSGAPEKYDWYHLPRMASDSDLGNHPLTAYWINLGMTGMNAGLDMRVLDTVGLATPLAARMPRDPNGRIGHDRWLGLEWQIADTAADADALPEWIDRTRVKQARAALRTSEIRELLASSREPMSPGRFLKNVKFSLTGGRSLQLDDDPSTYLDQPTLNSIDAGEDVGLGGPQVAWSSSF; from the coding sequence ATGAATAGAAACGCCCGCCTGTCATTACTGGCTTCCATGCTGGTAGCGGGGGTTTTCGCGTTCTGGGGAGGGTGGACCCGCCGCTGGATGAGCGACGACGGCCTCATCGTTCTGCGCACCGTGCGCAACCTCCTGGCCGGCAACGGCCCGGTATTTAACGCCGGTGAGCGTGTAGAGGCCAACACTTCCACCCTGTGGCAGTACGTGATCGCCGCCGCGGCGTGGGTCACGCGGGCGCGGCTGGAGGACGTCGCGATGTGGCTCGCGCTCGGGTTCACCGTCGCCGCGTGCGTTATCGCGGTGTGGGCGGCGGGCAGGTTCTGGTCCGACACGGTCCTTCCCTTCGGTGTCCTCATCTACCTGGCGCTCCCACCGGCCCGAGATTTCGCGACCTCCGGGCTGGAGTGGGGGCTGTCCATCTTCTGGCTCGCGGCGTGGTGGGCTCTCCTTGTGCGGTGGGCCAAGCCTGTCAACGGCCCCGCCAGTGTTCGGGTCGCGTCTTGGCTAGCGTTTTTGTCGGGCCTGTCGTGGCTGGTCAGGCCCGAGCTTGCTTTGTACGGAGGCGTCACCGGGCTGGTGCTGCTCGCCGCCCATTCGCGTCAGTGGTGGCGTATCCTGTTGGTCGCCCTCCCGGTGCCCGCGACCTACCAAGTTTTCCGCATGGGCTACTACGGTTTGCTCACCCCGCACACGGCCGTGGCGAAGTCGGCGGCGGCTTCGGATTGGGGCAGCGGGTTCGCTTACCTGTGGGATTTCGCGGGACCCTACGCACTGTGGGCCGCCGCCGCTGCGGCGCTGGGTGTCGGCGTGGCCTTGATGATCGGGTCCTATGGTCGGGAGCGCACCATTGTGCTGCTCGTCGCGGGGTGCGGGCTCGTGCACCTTGTTTACGTGCTGCGCGTCGGCGGGGACTTCATGCATGGGCGCATGCTCCTGCTGCCGCTGTTCGCGCTGCTGCTTCCCGTGATGGTCGTTCCCCTGACGCGCCGGATCGGTGTAGTCGGGCTGGTGGTCGCCGCATGGTCCGGTGCCATCGTGGCCAAGGCGCACCCGATTGACACGGCTCGCTTGGATGCGGGTGACCAGTTGGGCATTGTCGACGAGCGCGAGTTCTGGGGTTGGGCGACCAAGCAGGAGCCCGGCCAGGCACCGCACTACGCGGAGGATTTCCTCGCGTGGAAGGTCATGCCCGACTGGCCGACCGCCATTGGCGAGGCCACACGCGACGGTGGGGCGCAGTTGCTGCTGGCGCAGCTTGACACACCCTCGGGCGCGCCCGAAAAATACGACTGGTATCACCTGCCCCGCATGGCCTCCGACTCCGACTTAGGCAACCATCCGCTCACCGCGTACTGGATCAACCTGGGAATGACCGGCATGAACGCCGGTTTGGACATGCGGGTTCTGGACACCGTCGGCCTGGCCACGCCCTTGGCCGCCCGGATGCCGCGCGACCCTAACGGGCGCATCGGGCACGACAGATGGTTGGGCCTGGAGTGGCAGATCGCTGATACTGCGGCGGATGCTGATGCTTTGCCGGAGTGGATAGACCGCACAAGAGTTAAGCAGGCCCGCGCCGCACTGCGGACCTCGGAGATACGGGAGCTCCTCGCCTCCTCCCGCGAGCCGATGAGCCCCGGCCGGTTCTTGAAAAACGTTAAGTTTTCCCTGACCGGGGGTAGGAGCCTGCAGCTTGACGACGACCCCTCCACGTACCTGGATCAACCCACCCTGAACAGTATTGATGCGGGGGAAGACGTCGGTTTGGGCGGGCCGCAGGTCGCGTGGTCCAGCTCCTTTTAA
- a CDS encoding glycosyltransferase, with translation MRLVEKTSNAAQADRALARVLMPRKGEPHDVRMLYLIEAEQNKERLSWAERTRLNIPAGAEVSFETYFNAFPASYWRRWSQLDRVILALDVEGEATISVYRSRHDGVRISVASVEVRDEHVEIPLELRNFEDGGWLWFDVTAGTETTVENAGWFADRHPQAQIMPDGTEVPPQPKQVAVGIPTFNRPRDAVNALHALSEDPVVLEAITHVLMPDQGNHHPADEPDFAEAEEKLNGKLQIFQQGNLGGSGGYSRIMYEGVNNTDAPFILFMDDDIAIEPDSILRAVQAARYAKSPILVGGQMLNLQDRAQLRTTGEAVDPHTFMWGAAPRAVYDHDFSAYPLGYVGTPEEQMDPRKRDSRALHRRVDVDYNGWWMNLFPRVVAEKLGLPLPLFIKWDDTEYALRAKAAGFPTVTWPGIAIWHMAWADKDDAIDWQAYFHLRNRLIVAAMYHEGVGPGGILKNMLKSTYKHIMCMEYSTMAIQIEAMKDFLAGPDQLFDILESSLPRIQNVRKDYPDAQVIASAAELPAPTGAPGVPTANIGGRLAKIKKIPWAVKALLHLRKEEDRSHWEAPQLNLTAEEARWFTLSRVDSATVSTAGGTGAAFRKRDKQLADDLLAQTKALHKQIRERWPDLQREYAAAMGELTSHENWGRIFDEQA, from the coding sequence GTGAGACTTGTGGAAAAGACCTCGAACGCCGCCCAGGCTGATCGTGCGCTTGCGCGTGTTTTGATGCCCCGCAAGGGCGAACCGCACGACGTCCGGATGCTCTACCTGATCGAGGCGGAGCAGAACAAAGAGCGCCTGAGCTGGGCGGAGCGTACCCGGCTGAATATCCCGGCCGGTGCGGAGGTGTCCTTTGAGACATACTTCAACGCCTTCCCGGCCTCCTACTGGCGCCGCTGGTCGCAGCTCGACCGTGTCATCCTCGCCCTCGACGTCGAGGGCGAGGCGACCATCTCCGTCTACCGCTCCCGTCACGACGGCGTGCGTATCAGCGTGGCCAGCGTCGAGGTGCGCGACGAGCACGTGGAGATCCCGCTGGAGCTGCGCAACTTCGAGGACGGCGGCTGGCTGTGGTTCGACGTCACGGCCGGCACCGAGACCACCGTGGAAAACGCCGGCTGGTTCGCAGACCGCCACCCGCAGGCGCAGATCATGCCCGACGGCACCGAGGTCCCCCCGCAGCCGAAGCAGGTGGCCGTGGGCATCCCCACCTTCAACCGCCCGCGCGACGCGGTCAACGCGCTGCACGCGCTGTCCGAGGACCCTGTCGTGCTCGAGGCGATCACGCATGTGCTCATGCCCGACCAGGGCAACCATCACCCGGCCGACGAGCCAGACTTCGCCGAAGCAGAGGAGAAACTGAACGGTAAGCTGCAGATTTTCCAGCAGGGCAACCTGGGCGGCTCCGGCGGCTATTCCCGCATCATGTACGAGGGCGTGAACAACACGGACGCGCCGTTCATCCTGTTCATGGACGACGACATCGCCATCGAGCCGGATTCCATCCTGCGGGCCGTCCAGGCCGCCCGCTACGCGAAAAGCCCGATCCTTGTGGGCGGGCAGATGCTCAACCTGCAGGACCGCGCCCAGTTGCGCACCACCGGCGAGGCGGTGGACCCGCACACCTTCATGTGGGGCGCGGCCCCCCGCGCGGTCTACGACCACGACTTCTCCGCCTACCCCCTCGGCTACGTCGGCACGCCCGAGGAGCAGATGGACCCGCGCAAGCGCGACTCGCGCGCGCTGCACCGCCGCGTCGACGTGGACTACAACGGCTGGTGGATGAACCTCTTCCCCCGCGTTGTCGCCGAAAAACTCGGCCTGCCCCTGCCGCTGTTCATCAAGTGGGACGACACCGAGTACGCCCTGCGCGCCAAGGCGGCGGGCTTCCCGACGGTCACCTGGCCCGGCATCGCCATCTGGCACATGGCCTGGGCCGACAAGGACGACGCGATCGACTGGCAGGCGTACTTCCACCTGCGCAACAGGCTCATCGTCGCGGCGATGTACCACGAGGGTGTCGGCCCCGGCGGCATCCTGAAGAACATGCTGAAGTCCACCTACAAGCACATCATGTGCATGGAGTACTCCACCATGGCCATCCAGATCGAGGCCATGAAGGACTTCCTGGCCGGCCCCGACCAGCTCTTCGACATCCTCGAGTCGAGCCTGCCGCGCATCCAGAACGTGCGCAAGGACTACCCGGACGCCCAGGTCATCGCGTCCGCGGCCGAGCTGCCCGCCCCCACCGGTGCGCCGGGCGTGCCCACCGCCAACATCGGCGGACGCCTGGCCAAGATCAAGAAGATCCCCTGGGCCGTCAAGGCGCTTCTGCACCTGCGCAAGGAGGAGGACCGCTCCCACTGGGAGGCGCCGCAGCTCAACCTGACAGCTGAGGAGGCGCGGTGGTTCACCCTCTCGCGCGTTGATTCCGCCACCGTTTCGACGGCGGGCGGCACGGGTGCGGCCTTCCGCAAACGCGACAAGCAGCTTGCCGACGACCTGCTGGCGCAGACGAAAGCCCTGCACAAGCAGATCCGCGAGCGCTGGCCGGACCTGCAGCGCGAGTACGCTGCCGCCATGGGCGAGCTGACAAGCCACGAGAATTGGGGAAGGATCTTCGATGAGCAAGCGTGA
- a CDS encoding decaprenyl-phosphate phosphoribosyltransferase — MSTVHPRPAEDEPFLKSEPHTEGVEITRKKNPPKNLADAMIKGLRPKQWVKNVLVLAAPLAAGFDGLTARSLIDVLIAFVVFCFGASAIYLVNDARDVDSDREHPTKRFRPIASGMLPINLAYAMAGLLIAAAIGLSFLATDSALAWVIGIYIVLQLGYCFGWKHIPVIDIALVSSGFMLRTMAGGVAAGIELSQWFLLVAAFGSLFMASGKRYAEMLLAQETGAKIRKALEGYTPTYLRFVWTLSATAVVMSYALWGFQLANAIHGPASIWYQISMVPFVIAILRYAAKVDSGHGGAPDEIALEDRVLQLLAVLWILCIVMAVYVIPAMA, encoded by the coding sequence GTGAGCACGGTACACCCGCGACCAGCAGAAGATGAGCCGTTCCTCAAGTCGGAGCCGCACACCGAGGGCGTCGAGATCACGCGGAAGAAGAACCCGCCGAAGAACCTCGCGGACGCGATGATCAAGGGCCTGCGCCCGAAGCAGTGGGTGAAGAACGTCCTCGTCCTCGCCGCCCCGCTCGCCGCGGGTTTCGACGGTCTGACGGCGCGCTCGCTTATCGACGTCCTCATCGCGTTCGTGGTCTTCTGCTTCGGCGCCTCGGCGATTTACCTGGTCAACGACGCCCGCGACGTCGACTCCGACCGCGAACACCCCACGAAGCGCTTTCGCCCCATCGCCTCCGGCATGCTGCCGATCAACCTTGCCTACGCCATGGCGGGGCTGCTCATCGCCGCCGCGATCGGGCTTTCCTTCCTGGCTACTGATTCGGCTCTGGCCTGGGTCATCGGCATCTACATCGTGCTGCAGCTCGGTTACTGTTTCGGCTGGAAGCACATCCCGGTGATCGACATCGCGCTCGTCTCCTCCGGGTTCATGCTGCGCACCATGGCCGGCGGTGTGGCCGCGGGCATCGAACTGTCGCAGTGGTTCCTGCTGGTGGCCGCGTTCGGCTCGCTGTTCATGGCTTCCGGCAAGCGCTACGCGGAAATGCTGCTGGCGCAGGAGACAGGTGCGAAGATCCGCAAGGCCCTGGAGGGGTACACGCCCACGTACCTGCGCTTCGTGTGGACACTCTCCGCAACAGCGGTGGTCATGTCCTACGCCCTGTGGGGCTTCCAACTCGCCAACGCCATCCACGGCCCGGCCTCCATCTGGTACCAGATTTCGATGGTGCCGTTCGTCATCGCGATTCTGCGCTACGCCGCCAAAGTGGATTCAGGCCACGGCGGTGCACCGGACGAGATCGCGCTGGAGGACCGGGTGCTCCAGCTGCTGGCGGTGCTGTGGATTCTCTGCATCGTGATGGCCGTGTATGTCATCCCGGCCATGGCCTGA
- a CDS encoding alpha/beta hydrolase → MKRAVTALLVIFAIAASMTVAAPKANAANRDWLRPDATGACEWDAVGFWVQRCDVWSPSMGRNIPVQIQPAVRGGNAGLYLLDGLRATEYTNAWLHDVNAAQTYVDSNITLVMPVGGQSSFYADWTAPATYDFNNPVVYKWETFLTGELPGYLQQHFGVAPNNNSILGLSMGGTAAMNLAAKHTDQFRQVLSFSGYLATTIPGGQTAFRLAQLDAGGYNTNAMYGSVISPARFENDPFLNMGNLRNTDVYISAGSARPGPADAGYLPQHVAAGVALEAYSNFTTRLWSLKARATGINFTEAFTPTGIHNWQQFGSQLEATKPRVLDVMNAW, encoded by the coding sequence ATGAAGCGCGCTGTGACGGCGCTGCTCGTTATCTTTGCCATTGCGGCGTCTATGACCGTGGCCGCGCCGAAAGCCAACGCGGCCAACCGGGACTGGCTTCGTCCTGATGCGACTGGCGCCTGCGAGTGGGACGCCGTCGGATTCTGGGTGCAGCGCTGCGACGTGTGGTCGCCGTCGATGGGCCGCAACATCCCGGTCCAGATCCAGCCCGCCGTGCGCGGCGGCAACGCCGGTCTTTACCTGCTGGACGGACTCCGCGCGACGGAGTACACCAACGCCTGGCTGCATGACGTCAACGCCGCGCAGACGTACGTCGATTCCAACATCACTCTCGTGATGCCGGTGGGAGGACAGTCTTCCTTCTACGCGGATTGGACCGCGCCGGCGACCTACGACTTCAACAACCCCGTCGTGTACAAGTGGGAAACCTTCCTCACCGGGGAGCTCCCGGGTTACCTCCAGCAGCACTTCGGTGTGGCGCCGAACAATAACTCTATTCTGGGCCTTTCCATGGGCGGCACTGCCGCGATGAACCTGGCCGCGAAGCACACCGACCAGTTCCGCCAGGTTCTGTCGTTCTCGGGTTACCTCGCCACCACTATTCCCGGCGGGCAGACCGCCTTCCGCCTCGCCCAGCTTGACGCTGGCGGGTACAACACCAACGCCATGTACGGCTCCGTCATCAGCCCGGCTCGTTTCGAGAACGACCCGTTCCTGAACATGGGCAACCTGCGCAACACGGATGTCTATATCTCCGCGGGCTCTGCCCGGCCCGGCCCGGCGGACGCGGGTTACCTTCCGCAGCATGTCGCCGCCGGCGTCGCGCTCGAGGCATACTCCAACTTCACCACCCGCCTCTGGTCTCTGAAGGCTCGCGCCACCGGCATCAACTTCACCGAAGCCTTCACCCCGACCGGCATCCACAACTGGCAGCAGTTCGGCAGCCAGCTCGAGGCGACTAAGCCTCGCGTGCTCGATGTGATGAACGCCTGGTAA
- a CDS encoding phosphatase PAP2 family protein produces the protein MSKREADLLVSVQNVLLNEPVARTARALSHFGEHDLGWLATAGVGVGVDKRNRRKWLAMAAGTFVAHAASVVLKRIVRRKRPTDPRIVIGVSTPSTLSFPSSHSTSTAAAMVHLADISGSKLPYVGIPVMMLSRMVLGVHYPTDTLIGSLIGAGVAKAAIGLEKETR, from the coding sequence ATGAGCAAGCGTGAAGCTGACCTGCTCGTAAGCGTCCAGAACGTGCTGCTCAACGAGCCCGTCGCGCGGACCGCGCGCGCGTTGAGCCACTTCGGCGAGCACGACCTGGGCTGGCTTGCCACGGCGGGCGTCGGGGTGGGCGTCGATAAGCGAAACCGCCGGAAGTGGCTCGCGATGGCCGCGGGAACCTTCGTCGCCCACGCAGCCTCCGTCGTGCTCAAGCGGATCGTGCGCCGCAAGCGCCCGACCGACCCCCGCATCGTTATCGGCGTGTCCACGCCCTCGACTCTGAGCTTCCCGTCGTCCCACTCGACGTCGACGGCGGCCGCGATGGTGCACCTTGCGGATATTTCCGGGTCGAAACTGCCGTATGTCGGCATCCCCGTCATGATGCTTTCGCGTATGGTGCTTGGCGTGCATTACCCGACAGACACGTTGATCGGATCCCTCATCGGGGCCGGGGTAGCCAAGGCGGCCATTGGCCTGGAGAAGGAGACACGGTGA